In a genomic window of Parafrankia discariae:
- a CDS encoding polyadenylate-specific 3'-exoribonuclease AS, whose amino-acid sequence MGGRFFYDTEFIERDDGGHHWLDLVSIGIVSEDGTRELYAVSTEFDPAHAVPWVRRNVLDRLPSPASPAWMSRERIRDEVARFLTADGSPELWAWYAAYDHVVLCQLFGKMPALPRRLPRFTRDLRQLWEDVGSPGLPPPPPDAHDALADARHNLARWAILAPLRAGLAPKSPGPAAD is encoded by the coding sequence GTGGGCGGCCGTTTCTTCTACGACACCGAGTTCATCGAGCGCGACGACGGCGGCCATCACTGGCTCGACCTGGTCAGCATCGGGATCGTCAGCGAGGACGGGACGCGGGAGCTCTACGCAGTCTCGACGGAGTTCGACCCCGCGCACGCCGTCCCCTGGGTGCGCCGCAACGTCCTGGACCGGCTGCCCTCGCCGGCCAGCCCGGCCTGGATGTCGCGGGAACGGATCCGCGACGAGGTCGCGCGCTTCCTGACCGCGGACGGCTCGCCGGAGCTGTGGGCCTGGTACGCCGCCTACGACCACGTCGTGCTCTGCCAGCTCTTCGGGAAGATGCCCGCGCTGCCGCGTCGGCTGCCGCGGTTCACCCGCGACCTGCGCCAGCTCTGGGAGGACGTCGGCAGCCCCGGGCTGCCCCCGCCGCCGCCCGACGCGCACGACGCACTGGCCGACGCGCGGCACAACCTGGCCCGCTGGGCCATCCTCGCGCCACTGCGCGCCGGCCTCGCCCCGAAGTCCCCTGGGCCCGCCGCCGACTGA
- a CDS encoding 6-phosphofructokinase produces MKIGVLTGGGDCPGLNAVIRAVVRKGVGVYGHSFVGFRDGWRGPLENDTVPLDVTAVRGILPRGGTILGSSRTNPFAAADGPSRIRETLDRTGVDAIVAVGGEDTLGAAARLHAEGIPVVGVPKTIDNDLSATDYTFGFDTAVNIAMEAIDRLHTTAESHHRVLVVEVMGRHAGWIALHSGMAAGANVILIPERPFDIDKVCAFVEQRFATRYAPIIVVAEGARPIAGTAMAREGELDAFGHVRLQGISGLLETEIRGRTGRETRATVLGHVQRGGTPTAFDRWLATRFGLHAVDAVHEGDFGTMVALHGTRIDRVPLREATGELKTVPEHLYGEAEVFFG; encoded by the coding sequence GTGAAGATCGGTGTACTGACCGGCGGTGGCGACTGTCCTGGTCTGAACGCGGTGATCCGTGCCGTCGTCCGCAAGGGCGTCGGCGTGTACGGCCACAGCTTCGTCGGCTTCCGGGACGGCTGGCGGGGACCGCTGGAGAACGACACCGTCCCGTTGGACGTGACGGCCGTGCGCGGCATCCTGCCCCGCGGCGGGACGATCCTCGGCTCCAGCCGGACGAACCCGTTCGCCGCGGCGGACGGCCCGTCCCGGATCCGGGAGACCCTTGACCGCACCGGCGTGGACGCCATCGTCGCCGTCGGCGGCGAGGACACCCTCGGCGCCGCCGCGCGCCTGCACGCGGAGGGAATCCCGGTCGTCGGGGTCCCGAAGACGATCGACAACGACCTCTCCGCCACCGACTACACGTTCGGCTTCGACACCGCGGTGAACATCGCGATGGAGGCCATCGACCGCCTGCACACGACGGCGGAGAGCCATCACCGCGTCCTCGTCGTCGAGGTCATGGGCCGCCACGCCGGGTGGATCGCCCTGCACAGCGGGATGGCCGCCGGCGCGAACGTCATCCTCATCCCCGAGCGGCCCTTCGACATCGACAAGGTCTGCGCCTTCGTCGAGCAGCGCTTCGCCACCCGCTACGCGCCGATCATCGTGGTGGCCGAGGGTGCCCGGCCGATCGCCGGCACCGCCATGGCCCGGGAGGGCGAGCTGGACGCCTTCGGCCACGTGCGCCTGCAGGGCATCTCCGGTCTGCTCGAGACCGAGATCCGCGGCCGGACCGGCCGGGAGACCCGGGCGACGGTGCTCGGGCACGTCCAGCGCGGCGGGACACCGACCGCCTTCGACCGCTGGCTGGCCACCCGGTTCGGACTGCACGCCGTCGACGCCGTGCACGAGGGCGACTTCGGGACGATGGTCGCCCTGCACGGCACCCGGATCGACCGGGTGCCGCTGCGCGAGGCGACCGGTGAGCTCAAGACCGTCCCCGAGCACCTGTACGGCGAGGCGGAGGTCTTCTTCGGGTGA
- a CDS encoding alpha/beta hydrolase — protein MAGVQGPAILPGAEPFDLDGGSADGVGVLLVHGFTGSPQSMRLWGDHLAAAGLRVSCPRLPGHGTRWQDMAGTTWQDWYGAADAAFGRLSASCDRVFVMGLSMGGTLTLRLAEEHGAKVAGAVTVNASLGTDRRTAALAPLLWRILPTVPGVANDIRDPAATEVGYSRVPTRAFASLRELWAVTLADLGRVMCPVLAYRSVTDHVVEPTSGRLLLAGLTAAPVEERLLHYSYHVATLDHDKETIFKGSIDFVAAGAGPAGSGQPEPGPGRHA, from the coding sequence ATGGCGGGAGTCCAGGGGCCGGCGATCCTGCCCGGCGCCGAGCCCTTCGATCTCGACGGCGGGAGTGCCGACGGCGTCGGCGTCCTGCTCGTCCACGGCTTCACCGGCTCGCCGCAGAGCATGCGGCTGTGGGGGGACCACCTCGCCGCGGCCGGCCTGCGGGTGAGCTGCCCACGACTGCCCGGGCACGGCACCCGGTGGCAGGACATGGCCGGCACGACCTGGCAGGACTGGTACGGCGCCGCCGACGCGGCCTTCGGCCGGCTGAGCGCCTCCTGCGACCGGGTCTTCGTCATGGGCCTGTCGATGGGCGGGACGCTCACGCTGCGCCTCGCCGAGGAGCACGGTGCCAAGGTGGCGGGGGCGGTCACCGTCAACGCCAGTCTCGGCACGGACCGGCGAACGGCCGCGCTGGCGCCGCTGCTGTGGCGGATCCTGCCGACGGTTCCCGGGGTCGCGAACGACATCCGTGATCCCGCCGCGACGGAGGTCGGCTACTCGCGCGTACCGACCAGGGCGTTCGCCTCGCTGCGGGAACTGTGGGCGGTGACCCTGGCGGACCTCGGCCGGGTGATGTGCCCGGTGCTGGCCTACCGCAGCGTGACCGACCATGTGGTCGAGCCGACGTCCGGACGCCTGCTGCTGGCGGGCCTCACGGCCGCGCCCGTCGAGGAACGGCTGCTGCACTACAGCTACCACGTGGCCACCCTCGACCACGACAAGGAAACGATCTTCAAGGGGAGCATCGACTTCGTCGCCGCGGGGGCGGGGCCGGCCGGCTCCGGTCAGCCCGAGCCGGGGCCGGGTCGTCATGCCTGA
- a CDS encoding lysophospholipid acyltransferase family protein: MLYWVVKAILTPILRVFWRPWVEGLDHVPTRGPAILASNHLSFLDSFFLPLVVPRRITFLAKSDYFTGVGLKGWSKRKFFSGVGQVPIDRSGGKASEGALRTGVRVLGNGDLLGIYPEGTRSPDGRLYRGKIGVARMALEAGVPVIPVAMIGTFEVQPLGRLVPRIRRVGIRIGRPLDFSRYAGMADDRFVLRSMTDEIMYELMSLSGQEYVDMYAQRRKEDLAAARETQAAAETPADPRAEVATRAETDPRADPRPETGPRAEATSGSDTGPRPLQDRRAGESSSDAVPPTGEPPVRRAV, encoded by the coding sequence GTGTTGTACTGGGTCGTCAAGGCCATCCTGACGCCGATCCTGCGGGTGTTCTGGCGTCCGTGGGTCGAGGGTCTCGACCATGTGCCCACGCGTGGGCCGGCGATCCTGGCGAGCAACCACCTCAGCTTCCTCGACTCCTTCTTCCTGCCGCTGGTCGTGCCGCGGCGGATCACCTTCCTCGCGAAGAGTGACTACTTCACCGGTGTCGGGCTGAAGGGCTGGAGCAAGCGGAAGTTCTTCTCCGGTGTGGGCCAGGTCCCGATCGACCGCAGCGGCGGGAAGGCGAGCGAGGGCGCGCTGCGCACCGGTGTGCGCGTGCTCGGCAACGGCGACCTGCTCGGCATCTATCCGGAGGGGACCCGTTCGCCGGACGGCCGGCTCTACCGCGGCAAGATCGGTGTCGCCCGGATGGCGCTGGAGGCCGGGGTGCCGGTGATCCCGGTCGCGATGATCGGCACGTTCGAGGTCCAGCCGCTGGGCCGGCTCGTCCCGCGGATCCGCCGGGTGGGCATCCGGATCGGCCGTCCGCTCGACTTCAGCCGGTACGCCGGGATGGCCGACGACCGTTTCGTGCTGCGCTCGATGACCGACGAGATCATGTACGAGCTGATGTCGCTGTCCGGCCAGGAGTACGTCGACATGTACGCGCAGCGGCGCAAGGAGGACCTGGCGGCGGCCCGCGAGACCCAGGCCGCCGCCGAGACGCCGGCCGACCCGCGTGCCGAGGTCGCCACCCGCGCCGAGACGGACCCGCGGGCGGACCCGCGCCCCGAGACCGGCCCGCGCGCTGAGGCCACCTCGGGTTCCGATACCGGCCCGCGTCCGCTGCAGGACCGGCGCGCGGGGGAGTCCTCCTCCGACGCCGTACCGCCCACCGGTGAGCCGCCGGTCCGCAGGGCGGTCTGA